In one window of Paraflavitalea soli DNA:
- a CDS encoding nitrate reductase, producing the protein MTESFKSTCCYCGVGCGIVVHKEKNGSLRVEGDPHHPVNKGMLCSKGMNLHYTVMDTSDRLLYPEIRYSRHQPRQRVSWDDALERTAAVFKTIIKKYGPDSVAFYASGQCLTEEYYVINKLIKGFIGSNNIDTNSRLCMSSAVVGYKMALGEDSVPISYDDIELADCILVAGANPAWCHPILWRRVEAARAANPHLKIIVSDPRKTQTCSLANVHLQLNPGTDVVLHHAIGRCLIEAGQVDHDFIQHHAEGFEKYQYTVFERSIAEAAVICGVEEADIRLAASYIGKAKGFITMWTMGLNQSVIGVNKNLSLINLNLITGHIGKPGSGPFSLTGQPNAMGGREVGGLSNLLPAHRDLLNPAHRAEVEAFWGGGKIAPAPGLTATEMFEALNDGRLKAIWILCTNPLVSLPDARLAEEGLKKAKFVVVQDISNRPETIPYADVVLPAAAWAEKEGTMTNSERRISYLQKVVDAPGEALPDAAIICRFAQKMGYAGFDYKNFGEIYQEHAALTAGTRIDISDLNYDILKEKRSVQWPYSKQINGHGTPRLFADKQFYTPSRKAIIHSFPDNNESEMPDDDFPLILTTGRIRDQWHTLSKTGKVNKLTQHIAEAFLEIHPDDAARRQIRDQEVVVINSRRGEVRVKARLTTDIKPGVVFLPMHWGKVLNSDLNRANNLTNNLVDPKSKEPDFKFSAVQVQRYQKPRQRIIVIGAGAGACGFVKSYRALNTADEIVIFSKENYPFYNRVMLPDYISGTQEWHQLVKMTDQEEYDYNITLHRGVSIEYIDRAAKTVTDSKGHTHHYDLLLMATGSRAAMLRDIPTLPGIFTMRSRVDADNFKQHVNPANGKVVIVGGGLLGIELAASLREVNVEVTVIQRISRLMDRQLDPLGSQLLHEELTDKGIDIYYNDEIERFLGNQQIEGIRLKSGLMINCQAIVMAIGTVPNIELARASGLDCKRGVVVDEYLRTNDPHVFAVGEIAEFKGFLYGITAAAEQQAEIVARYLAGDISKYYEGSLLMNILKMHGTDLCSLGLAECPADPGYEEVVFIDKAKRYYKKCIIHNDRLVGAILIGDKSEFLEFRDLIQNKMELSDKRLQLLRSGKKGEPVIGKLICSCGNIGEGNIVNKIREGCTELKALCQASGAGLGCGSCRPEVQALLEKQMVSSEERVGLITRH; encoded by the coding sequence ATGACTGAATCATTCAAATCGACCTGTTGTTATTGTGGTGTAGGCTGCGGCATTGTAGTCCACAAGGAAAAGAATGGCAGCCTGCGGGTAGAGGGTGATCCCCATCACCCCGTGAATAAGGGCATGCTCTGCAGCAAGGGTATGAACCTGCATTACACGGTGATGGATACCAGCGACAGGTTGCTGTATCCTGAAATACGGTACAGCCGCCATCAACCACGCCAACGGGTTTCCTGGGATGACGCGCTGGAGCGCACGGCGGCGGTATTCAAAACGATCATTAAGAAATATGGTCCCGATTCAGTAGCTTTTTATGCATCCGGTCAATGCCTCACAGAAGAATACTATGTGATCAATAAACTGATCAAAGGTTTTATTGGCAGCAACAATATCGATACCAACTCACGCCTGTGCATGAGCAGTGCGGTGGTGGGATACAAAATGGCACTGGGAGAAGACAGTGTACCCATCAGTTATGATGATATTGAGCTGGCAGACTGTATCCTGGTGGCCGGGGCCAATCCAGCCTGGTGCCACCCGATCCTGTGGCGACGCGTGGAAGCAGCCAGGGCGGCTAACCCACACCTGAAGATCATTGTAAGTGATCCCCGTAAAACACAAACCTGCTCACTGGCCAATGTACACCTGCAGCTAAATCCCGGCACCGATGTGGTATTGCACCATGCTATTGGCCGTTGCCTGATTGAAGCCGGCCAGGTAGACCATGATTTTATTCAGCATCATGCAGAGGGATTTGAAAAGTATCAATACACGGTATTTGAACGCAGTATTGCAGAAGCGGCGGTGATCTGTGGCGTGGAAGAAGCTGATATCCGCCTGGCGGCCTCTTATATCGGCAAGGCCAAAGGTTTCATCACTATGTGGACAATGGGCCTGAACCAAAGTGTGATCGGAGTAAACAAGAACCTGAGCCTGATCAACCTCAACCTCATCACCGGGCATATTGGCAAGCCCGGCTCCGGCCCTTTCTCCCTGACGGGCCAACCCAATGCCATGGGAGGCCGTGAGGTAGGTGGTCTCTCCAACTTATTACCCGCGCACCGCGACCTGCTCAACCCGGCGCACCGGGCGGAGGTAGAAGCATTTTGGGGCGGCGGTAAGATAGCGCCTGCACCAGGACTTACGGCCACGGAGATGTTTGAGGCGTTGAATGATGGCCGCTTAAAAGCCATCTGGATACTTTGTACCAATCCATTGGTGAGCCTGCCCGATGCACGGCTGGCGGAAGAAGGATTGAAGAAAGCAAAGTTTGTAGTGGTGCAGGATATCAGCAATCGTCCGGAGACGATACCTTATGCAGATGTGGTATTGCCGGCTGCTGCCTGGGCAGAGAAAGAAGGTACGATGACCAATTCCGAGCGCCGCATCAGCTACCTGCAAAAAGTGGTGGATGCACCAGGTGAAGCCCTGCCGGATGCTGCCATCATCTGCCGCTTTGCCCAAAAGATGGGCTATGCAGGATTTGACTACAAGAACTTTGGGGAGATCTACCAGGAACATGCGGCATTAACGGCTGGTACCCGCATCGATATCAGCGATCTGAACTACGATATACTGAAAGAAAAACGCAGTGTGCAATGGCCTTATAGTAAACAGATCAATGGCCATGGTACACCGCGCCTGTTTGCTGATAAACAATTTTATACTCCTTCCCGCAAGGCCATCATCCATTCCTTTCCGGACAACAATGAATCGGAAATGCCGGATGACGATTTCCCGCTCATCCTCACTACGGGCCGTATACGCGACCAGTGGCATACGCTGAGCAAAACGGGTAAGGTGAATAAGCTAACCCAACACATTGCCGAAGCATTCCTGGAAATACATCCTGATGATGCCGCACGGCGTCAAATACGCGACCAGGAGGTGGTCGTGATCAATAGCCGACGCGGGGAAGTGCGGGTTAAAGCCAGACTCACTACGGATATTAAACCGGGGGTAGTATTCCTGCCCATGCACTGGGGGAAGGTCCTGAACAGCGACCTGAACCGGGCCAATAACCTTACCAATAACCTGGTTGATCCCAAAAGCAAGGAACCCGATTTCAAATTCAGTGCGGTACAGGTACAACGTTACCAGAAACCCCGGCAAAGGATCATCGTGATAGGGGCCGGCGCAGGCGCCTGTGGATTTGTAAAGAGCTACCGGGCGCTGAATACAGCAGATGAAATTGTGATCTTCAGCAAAGAGAACTATCCTTTCTATAACCGGGTGATGCTGCCGGATTATATCAGTGGCACGCAGGAATGGCACCAACTGGTAAAGATGACCGACCAGGAGGAATACGATTACAATATCACCCTGCATCGCGGCGTAAGCATCGAATATATTGACCGGGCCGCTAAAACGGTGACGGACAGCAAGGGGCATACGCATCATTACGACCTGCTGTTGATGGCTACGGGCAGCCGGGCAGCTATGCTCCGTGATATCCCTACCCTGCCAGGCATCTTTACCATGCGTAGCCGGGTAGATGCAGACAATTTCAAACAACACGTAAACCCAGCGAACGGGAAAGTGGTCATTGTAGGTGGTGGTTTACTCGGTATTGAACTGGCAGCCTCGCTGCGCGAGGTCAATGTGGAGGTAACGGTGATCCAACGGATCTCCAGGCTGATGGACCGGCAGTTGGACCCGCTGGGCAGCCAGCTATTACATGAAGAGCTTACGGATAAAGGCATTGACATTTATTACAATGATGAAATTGAGCGGTTCCTGGGCAATCAACAAATAGAAGGTATTCGACTCAAGAGCGGCCTGATGATCAACTGTCAGGCCATTGTGATGGCTATCGGTACGGTACCCAATATCGAACTGGCCCGTGCCAGCGGCCTGGATTGCAAACGTGGTGTGGTGGTGGATGAATACCTGCGCACCAATGATCCGCATGTATTTGCCGTGGGTGAGATTGCCGAATTCAAAGGATTCCTGTACGGTATTACGGCTGCTGCGGAACAACAGGCCGAGATCGTAGCACGCTACCTGGCAGGTGATATATCGAAATACTATGAAGGTTCTTTGCTAATGAATATCCTCAAAATGCACGGCACGGACCTTTGCTCACTGGGACTGGCAGAATGCCCGGCCGATCCGGGTTATGAAGAAGTAGTATTCATTGACAAAGCCAAGCGCTATTATAAGAAGTGTATCATCCACAATGACCGGCTGGTAGGCGCTATCCTGATCGGGGATAAATCGGAGTTCCTGGAATTCCGCGACCTGATCCAAAACAAGATGGAATTAAGCGACAAACGCTTACAGCTGTTAAGATCGGGCAAGAAAGGCGAACCGGTGATCGGTAAACTCATATGCAGTTGTGGTAATATCGGGGAAGGCAATATTGTGAACAAGATCAGGGAAGGCTGTACAGAGTTGAAAGCTTTGTGCCAGGCCAGCGGCGCCGGCCTGGGCTGCGGCAGTTGCCGGCCTGAAGTGCAGGCGCTATTGGAGAAACAAATGGTGAGTAGCGAGGAGCGAGTGGGTCTCATTACCCGCCACTAG
- a CDS encoding glycoside hydrolase family 43 protein → MKRMIIVLGMLAGSLGAGNTYAQSQQTASFRSNALWYDTGGQLMNVHGGGLLYQDKTWYWFGEKRGVSQSEGVNVYSSKDLYNWKNEGVALAPSADTTSDIALGCLMERPKVIYNSKTKQYVMWVHLELRGQGYAAARAAVAISSTPVGPYKFLKSFRPNGNMARDMNLFVDDDGVAYHIYSSDENMDLRIARLSDDYLSSTTQDSLLFRRQREAPALFKKDDLYYLITSGCTGWAPNQASLHSASSLFGPWKLVGDPMTGPGANKTFGGQSTYVLPVPGKKNAFIYIGDRWNAKDLSDSRYHWLPVQFKEGRVVIEWIDNWDLTWFDNF, encoded by the coding sequence ATGAAAAGAATGATTATTGTCCTTGGCATGCTGGCAGGAAGTCTGGGCGCAGGTAATACCTATGCGCAATCACAGCAAACCGCTTCCTTCCGATCAAATGCACTTTGGTATGATACAGGTGGACAGTTGATGAATGTACACGGTGGTGGCTTGTTATACCAGGATAAAACATGGTACTGGTTTGGCGAAAAACGCGGCGTCAGTCAATCTGAAGGAGTGAATGTCTATTCTTCCAAAGACCTGTACAACTGGAAAAATGAAGGTGTGGCGCTCGCTCCATCTGCCGATACTACCAGTGATATAGCCTTGGGCTGTCTTATGGAACGCCCCAAGGTGATCTACAACTCCAAAACCAAACAATATGTAATGTGGGTGCACCTCGAGTTGCGGGGCCAGGGGTATGCCGCTGCGCGTGCTGCCGTGGCCATCAGCAGTACGCCTGTGGGACCTTATAAATTCCTGAAAAGTTTCCGTCCCAATGGTAATATGGCAAGGGACATGAACCTCTTTGTGGATGATGATGGTGTTGCATACCATATCTATTCTTCTGATGAGAACATGGACCTGCGGATTGCCCGGCTTTCAGATGATTACCTTTCATCCACTACGCAGGACAGCCTCCTGTTCCGGCGGCAACGTGAAGCGCCTGCATTGTTTAAAAAGGATGATCTCTATTACCTCATTACCAGTGGTTGCACGGGTTGGGCGCCCAACCAGGCCAGCCTGCATTCAGCCAGCTCGCTCTTTGGTCCCTGGAAACTCGTGGGCGATCCTATGACCGGACCGGGAGCCAATAAAACATTCGGCGGTCAATCCACCTATGTTCTACCCGTACCAGGTAAAAAAAATGCTTTCATTTATATCGGCGACCGCTGGAACGCAAAAGACCTGAGCGATAGCCGCTATCATTGGCTGCCGGTGCAGTTCAAAGAAGGGAGGGTAGTGATAGAGTGGATAGACAACTGGGACCTTACCTGGTTTGATAATTTCTAA
- a CDS encoding molybdenum cofactor guanylyltransferase codes for MLGVVLAGGESSRMGTDKGLIRLETKTWAQIALDKLAVFQIPVVISVNAKQHAEYQAQFRVEQLLKDNEGLAIRGPLAGLLSVHRRFPKQDLFVLACDMLLMENSMMEKLVAAYKSSQEDVYLFTNHGEPEPLCAIYTARALADTLDRYHSSKLTKHSIKFMLSHLAVSSIPLQPGQEKYFRNFNSPGELSGL; via the coding sequence ATGTTGGGTGTAGTATTAGCAGGTGGAGAAAGTTCCCGGATGGGAACGGATAAAGGATTGATCAGATTGGAAACGAAAACGTGGGCGCAAATAGCCCTGGATAAACTGGCTGTATTTCAGATACCAGTTGTTATTTCTGTGAATGCAAAGCAACATGCGGAGTACCAGGCCCAATTCAGGGTGGAGCAATTGTTGAAAGATAATGAGGGCCTGGCCATCAGGGGGCCCCTGGCTGGCTTGTTAAGTGTGCACAGGCGATTTCCAAAGCAAGACTTGTTTGTATTGGCCTGCGATATGCTCCTGATGGAAAATAGTATGATGGAAAAACTGGTTGCTGCCTACAAAAGCAGCCAGGAGGATGTTTACCTGTTTACCAATCATGGAGAACCCGAACCGCTTTGTGCTATTTATACCGCAAGAGCATTGGCCGACACCCTGGATCGCTACCACAGCAGCAAGCTCACAAAACACAGCATAAAATTCATGCTCAGTCACCTGGCGGTATCTTCCATACCCCTACAGCCCGGACAGGAAAAATATTTCCGCAATTTTAATTCTCCCGGGGAACTAAGCGGGTTGTAA
- a CDS encoding DUF4998 domain-containing protein — translation MKYVYRYPAMLLCIIAAVLMVNACSKMDEYKEKYVSNGETTYTGKIDSVRMFSGKNRVKFKALLNPDPRVTGYRVYWGGKADSITFPVTHTEPGGVIEQIIPNIPESEQTFEFVTFDALGNRSISTFKNATSYGSRYQESLINRKIINSALTSNLQTAITLVNMDKATGVFNTEVRYLTTNGDSASCNIPLATTDTFLLNHQYGSLINFRTWYRPDSTSIDNFFTAYTTFQPVSGAAWIDLTSQIVKNYGDPFQRSSWDGSRWGILADWTSSADVKNASGGNGGYELRSGVGMLSMEGGWGLPAVPNGKIYQVVNLPYAGKWRFLATVDALGSAGTKYIAVNAGTTMPDFANITTATWYYNFSTVAAGAKPYIEFTTTSAMDVCIGFVSNMPNTGSYYKVKNVSLSYYKQ, via the coding sequence ATGAAATATGTCTACAGGTATCCGGCAATGCTGCTTTGTATTATTGCCGCAGTATTAATGGTAAACGCCTGTTCCAAAATGGATGAGTACAAGGAAAAGTACGTAAGCAATGGAGAAACTACCTATACAGGCAAGATCGACAGCGTGCGTATGTTCTCCGGAAAGAACCGGGTTAAGTTCAAAGCCCTTTTGAACCCGGATCCCCGGGTTACCGGGTATCGTGTATACTGGGGCGGGAAAGCTGATTCCATCACCTTCCCTGTTACCCATACAGAACCTGGAGGAGTTATTGAGCAGATCATTCCCAATATTCCCGAAAGTGAACAGACCTTTGAATTCGTGACCTTCGATGCCCTGGGCAACAGATCCATCTCTACATTTAAGAACGCTACCTCCTATGGCAGTCGCTACCAGGAATCGTTGATCAACAGGAAGATCATCAACAGCGCATTGACATCCAACCTTCAAACAGCTATTACCCTGGTGAATATGGATAAAGCGACCGGCGTTTTCAACACAGAAGTGCGCTACCTGACTACCAATGGCGACAGTGCATCCTGCAATATACCATTGGCTACTACCGATACCTTCCTGCTGAACCACCAATACGGCAGCCTGATAAATTTTCGTACCTGGTATCGGCCCGATTCCACTTCTATTGACAACTTTTTTACTGCTTATACTACTTTTCAGCCGGTTTCAGGAGCAGCCTGGATTGATCTCACCTCGCAAATAGTAAAGAACTACGGCGATCCCTTTCAGCGATCTTCCTGGGATGGCAGCCGGTGGGGCATCCTGGCCGATTGGACATCGTCGGCTGATGTGAAAAATGCTTCCGGAGGAAATGGAGGATATGAATTAAGAAGTGGGGTAGGTATGTTATCCATGGAAGGCGGATGGGGATTGCCTGCTGTTCCCAATGGAAAGATATACCAGGTAGTGAACCTGCCGTATGCCGGTAAATGGCGCTTTCTGGCTACCGTCGATGCGCTGGGCTCTGCCGGCACAAAATATATAGCCGTGAATGCGGGGACCACGATGCCCGACTTTGCCAACATCACTACAGCCACCTGGTACTATAATTTTTCCACCGTAGCAGCTGGCGCCAAACCGTATATTGAATTTACAACAACCAGTGCTATGGATGTTTGTATCGGTTTTGTGTCCAATATGCCCAATACAGGTAGTTATTATAAAGTAAAGAACGTATCCTTAAGCTACTACAAGCAATAG
- a CDS encoding TetR/AcrR family transcriptional regulator: MGIKERKERSKAKVRADILKAALFIIKTEGTQALSMRKIADSIEYAVPVIYEHFENKEAILVELCRQGYAELIKQIIKKDKDKTAPREKLEVITYALWNFATKEQELYQLMYSIGIGCNNVEKTFPELCTFNQLVKDGLSTLPPKGKLAGDMLQCKYLSFISMVHGLVSANYFLKDIDPATNRKVLKEFIDNMVRSQKVPH, from the coding sequence ATGGGTATCAAAGAGAGAAAAGAACGCTCCAAAGCAAAGGTCCGTGCGGACATCCTCAAGGCTGCATTATTCATTATCAAAACGGAAGGAACCCAGGCGCTCAGTATGCGCAAAATTGCGGACAGTATCGAGTATGCCGTTCCGGTGATCTATGAACATTTTGAAAACAAGGAGGCCATCCTGGTTGAATTGTGCCGGCAAGGTTATGCTGAACTCATCAAACAAATCATCAAGAAAGATAAAGACAAGACAGCGCCCCGGGAAAAACTGGAAGTGATCACGTATGCGCTCTGGAATTTTGCCACGAAAGAACAGGAACTTTACCAGCTTATGTATTCCATAGGTATTGGCTGCAACAATGTAGAGAAAACGTTTCCGGAACTTTGCACCTTTAATCAGCTGGTAAAGGACGGGCTCAGCACATTACCCCCAAAAGGCAAGCTTGCCGGGGACATGCTGCAATGTAAATACCTCAGTTTTATCTCCATGGTACATGGACTCGTATCGGCCAACTACTTCCTGAAAGATATTGATCCCGCCACCAATCGTAAAGTACTCAAGGAATTTATTGACAATATGGTCCGGTCTCAAAAGGTGCCCCATTAG
- a CDS encoding NarK family nitrate/nitrite MFS transporter: MSTINNQPLNKLSIFSLKGVQMRTFHITWLTFFFCFFAWFGIAPLMPLVSEQLHLTKAQKGNIAIASVSATIIARLLVGRLCDIWGPRKTYTLLLILCSIPVMLIGLSQSYTSFLIFRLAIGVIGASFVLTQFHTSVMFAPQIKGTANAVAGGWGNTGGGATQIIMPLIAAAFVGLGWVSKENSWRLAMVIPGILLLVMAFLYFRYTKDTPQGNFDEIERNTGKKENTFLVAAKDYRTWILTIAYAACFGVEITVDNFAATYFHDEYSASLIMAGLLASIFGWLNIFARAVGGIISDKVGNRFGFNGKVNLLTILLLLEGIGIILFAKAGNLGVAIALLFFFGLCLKMANGATYSIVPFINPNAVGSVAGIVGAGGNVGAMLIGFLFKSMNYADAFFYLGTGVFVVGVIILVYRLVSKQEEKTEATAVLQAAK; the protein is encoded by the coding sequence ATGTCTACGATCAACAACCAACCGCTTAATAAATTATCCATTTTCTCGCTGAAGGGTGTACAAATGCGCACCTTCCACATCACCTGGCTCACCTTTTTCTTTTGCTTCTTTGCCTGGTTTGGCATTGCCCCTTTAATGCCTTTGGTCAGTGAGCAACTGCATTTGACAAAGGCCCAAAAAGGAAATATCGCCATTGCTTCTGTATCTGCTACCATCATTGCCCGCCTGCTGGTGGGCCGCCTGTGTGATATCTGGGGGCCACGTAAGACCTACACTTTATTGCTGATACTATGCTCCATTCCCGTTATGTTGATCGGGCTGAGCCAAAGTTATACGAGCTTTCTTATTTTCCGGCTGGCGATCGGCGTGATCGGCGCATCTTTTGTATTGACGCAATTCCATACCTCCGTCATGTTTGCTCCCCAAATAAAAGGCACCGCCAATGCGGTAGCTGGTGGCTGGGGTAATACGGGTGGCGGCGCCACACAGATCATCATGCCCCTGATCGCTGCAGCCTTTGTAGGACTGGGTTGGGTGAGCAAGGAAAACAGCTGGCGCCTGGCCATGGTGATTCCCGGTATCTTATTACTGGTGATGGCTTTCCTGTATTTCCGTTATACCAAGGATACGCCACAAGGCAATTTTGATGAAATAGAACGCAATACAGGCAAGAAGGAAAACACTTTCCTGGTAGCTGCCAAAGATTACCGTACCTGGATTCTCACGATCGCCTATGCCGCTTGCTTTGGTGTAGAGATCACGGTAGATAATTTTGCCGCCACTTATTTCCATGATGAATACAGCGCCAGCCTGATCATGGCAGGCTTACTGGCCAGCATCTTCGGATGGCTCAACATCTTTGCCCGTGCCGTTGGTGGTATCATCTCCGATAAAGTGGGCAACCGTTTTGGTTTCAATGGCAAAGTAAACCTGCTCACGATCCTGTTGCTGTTGGAAGGTATTGGCATTATCCTGTTTGCCAAAGCAGGCAACCTGGGGGTAGCTATTGCCCTGCTGTTCTTTTTTGGGCTTTGCCTTAAGATGGCCAACGGGGCTACGTACAGCATTGTGCCCTTTATCAATCCCAATGCTGTAGGCAGTGTGGCGGGCATTGTAGGCGCCGGGGGTAATGTGGGCGCCATGTTGATCGGGTTTCTTTTCAAATCCATGAATTATGCCGATGCTTTCTTTTATTTAGGCACTGGTGTGTTTGTAGTGGGGGTTATCATTTTAGTGTATAGGCTGGTGAGTAAGCAGGAAGAAAAAACGGAAGCAACTGCTGTGCTCCAGGCTGCTAAATAA
- a CDS encoding rubredoxin: MKYTYTIKINFRGGIISPGDLLNILIAAGKAGITDVRFGLRQQLLFDVVNEDYAVLQEQLKQLEVDYEVDEDRYPNIVSSYPAEEVFINQTWLSEGVYKDIFDLVDYQPRLKINISDSNQSFTPLLTGNINWVASAQAPHFWHLFIRFPRTNVVYEWKEMVYTNDVARMSKHIEALIFQHTDLFFDNAQANGDTLFQQVKRESYITKTAEAPAKLPAFNLPYYEGLNRYQDKYWLGIYRRDELFHIGFLKDICRLCLQTKTGQLCSTPWKSLIIKNITEKDRHLWNNLLAKHQVNVRHAANELNFQVEDNCLEGLKLKRYLLKHLNDEDTRTFGICIGIKTRRKSEVFSSLLVRRRPLLTIAGIELFFVYDILCAQDFNPNARTGFVFSSGNPKVLLAEQLRRAILLYYRQQLDSITASEKDATPKKEIPAAREQQAVIYQCKHCLTVYDESFGEPGNGIPAGTPFAALAASYCCPLCEAEKKDFIATGKPGLQLQPA, encoded by the coding sequence TTGAAATACACCTACACCATCAAGATCAACTTCCGCGGAGGCATCATCTCTCCCGGCGACCTGTTAAATATCCTCATTGCTGCCGGCAAAGCCGGCATTACGGATGTACGCTTTGGCCTGCGGCAACAATTGCTCTTTGACGTAGTGAATGAGGATTATGCAGTGCTGCAGGAACAACTAAAACAACTGGAAGTAGATTACGAAGTGGATGAAGACCGCTATCCCAATATTGTAAGCTCCTACCCTGCCGAAGAAGTGTTCATCAACCAAACCTGGCTCAGTGAAGGGGTATATAAAGATATATTCGACCTGGTGGATTACCAGCCCCGGTTAAAGATCAACATCTCCGACAGTAACCAGAGTTTTACACCGCTGCTCACCGGCAATATCAATTGGGTGGCTTCGGCCCAGGCGCCCCATTTCTGGCATCTCTTTATCCGTTTCCCACGTACCAATGTGGTGTATGAATGGAAAGAAATGGTATATACCAATGATGTAGCCCGGATGTCGAAACATATTGAAGCATTGATCTTTCAACATACCGACCTGTTCTTCGACAATGCGCAGGCCAATGGAGATACTTTGTTCCAACAAGTGAAAAGGGAAAGTTATATTACTAAAACAGCGGAAGCACCGGCAAAGTTACCAGCTTTTAACCTGCCTTATTATGAAGGACTGAACAGGTACCAGGACAAATACTGGCTGGGTATCTACCGGCGCGATGAGCTGTTCCATATAGGTTTTCTGAAAGATATTTGTCGCCTATGCCTGCAAACCAAGACCGGACAGTTGTGCTCCACCCCCTGGAAATCATTGATCATTAAAAACATTACAGAGAAAGACCGTCACCTGTGGAATAACCTGCTGGCCAAACACCAGGTGAATGTGCGCCATGCTGCCAATGAGCTTAATTTCCAGGTAGAGGACAATTGCCTGGAGGGGTTAAAGCTCAAGCGCTACCTGCTCAAACACCTGAATGATGAGGACACCCGCACTTTTGGTATTTGCATCGGCATTAAAACAAGAAGGAAGAGCGAAGTATTCAGTAGCCTGTTGGTAAGGCGCAGGCCCTTGCTCACCATTGCTGGTATTGAGCTCTTCTTCGTATACGATATTCTCTGTGCGCAGGACTTCAACCCCAATGCACGGACAGGCTTTGTATTCAGCAGCGGCAACCCCAAGGTATTATTGGCAGAACAATTGCGCCGGGCCATCCTCTTGTATTACCGGCAGCAGCTGGATAGCATCACCGCTTCAGAAAAGGATGCCACCCCCAAAAAAGAAATACCTGCTGCCAGGGAGCAGCAAGCAGTAATATATCAGTGCAAACACTGCCTTACCGTATACGACGAATCATTTGGCGAACCGGGCAATGGCATTCCTGCCGGCACCCCTTTTGCCGCCTTAGCTGCCAGCTATTGCTGTCCTTTATGTGAAGCAGAGAAGAAGGATTTTATAGCAACAGGCAAACCCGGGCTGCAATTACAACCCGCTTAG